Proteins encoded by one window of Streptomyces sp. NBC_01477:
- a CDS encoding GNAT family N-acetyltransferase: MFSTTSDEISPHSELPTDDALCRWAARDRTAGRVFTRGAAVAVAAPGLSLRDRLVVTGPAGDAIPLVRDVLAEVGRGYRPFGDRGLIDALVMAVPELRPTAGFGWMDRTGAPAVRPDGTAGWLPPAAAPGIAALLDQAFPHSYAYPGRPGAGDRWAGIMPADGSGTPLTVAALAWCAPTVGLLAGVATAPAARGRGLGRQICAFVLAEALAAYGTAALVVDDGNTPALRLYRSLGLAYRPLRAAAFAA, encoded by the coding sequence ATGTTCTCCACCACCTCCGACGAGATATCCCCGCACTCCGAGCTTCCGACCGATGACGCGCTGTGCCGGTGGGCGGCACGGGACCGTACCGCCGGGCGGGTCTTCACCCGCGGGGCGGCCGTCGCGGTGGCCGCGCCCGGGCTCTCGCTGCGCGACCGGCTGGTGGTGACCGGACCGGCCGGTGACGCGATACCCCTGGTGCGGGACGTGCTGGCGGAGGTCGGCCGCGGCTACCGGCCGTTCGGCGACCGCGGCCTCATCGACGCCCTGGTCATGGCCGTACCCGAACTGCGCCCCACGGCCGGTTTCGGCTGGATGGACCGCACGGGCGCACCCGCCGTCCGCCCCGACGGCACCGCCGGCTGGCTGCCGCCCGCCGCCGCGCCTGGCATCGCCGCCCTGCTCGACCAGGCCTTCCCGCACTCCTACGCCTACCCGGGCCGCCCCGGCGCCGGCGACCGCTGGGCGGGCATCATGCCGGCCGACGGCTCCGGCACACCCCTGACGGTCGCCGCCCTCGCCTGGTGCGCCCCCACCGTGGGCCTGCTCGCGGGCGTCGCCACCGCCCCTGCCGCCCGCGGTCGCGGCCTGGGCCGGCAGATCTGCGCCTTCGTCCTCGCCGAGGCCCTGGCCGCGTACGGCACCGCCGCGCTGGTCGTGGACGACGGCAACACCCCGGCCCTGCGGCTCTACCGCTCCCTGGGCCTCGCCTACCGCCCGCTGCGTGCGGCGGCCTTCGCGGCCTGA
- a CDS encoding OmpA family protein, producing the protein MKRTAAAATLTLTVVLLAAAAPQAFADTNPPPTAGDAAPAAPVRIDPTSPNLQLPEGSTLAAPKVLDIVSVTDESSVAASQPEQRQETSNSTVTYALQSEVVFTRDSATLSPSATSRIQAIAADINTRHVTSPIRVFGFTDNLGSDEHGEALSKQRAQAVYQVLAAALSSAGDASHTFQVRGYGEDYPIADNSTESGRQQNRRVEITFTPPAA; encoded by the coding sequence ATGAAACGCACGGCGGCCGCCGCCACTCTCACGCTCACCGTCGTCCTGCTCGCCGCGGCGGCGCCGCAGGCGTTCGCGGACACGAATCCGCCGCCGACGGCGGGCGACGCGGCGCCCGCCGCTCCGGTCCGCATCGATCCGACGTCGCCGAATCTGCAACTGCCCGAGGGCTCGACGCTGGCCGCGCCCAAGGTGCTGGACATCGTGTCGGTGACGGACGAGTCCTCGGTCGCGGCGAGCCAGCCGGAGCAGCGGCAGGAGACGTCGAACTCGACGGTCACCTACGCGCTCCAGTCGGAGGTGGTCTTCACCAGGGACAGCGCGACGCTGTCGCCGTCCGCGACCTCCAGGATCCAGGCGATCGCGGCGGACATCAACACCCGCCACGTCACGTCACCCATTCGGGTCTTCGGGTTCACGGACAATCTGGGGAGCGACGAGCACGGTGAGGCGCTGTCGAAGCAGCGCGCGCAGGCGGTGTACCAAGTGCTGGCGGCGGCGCTGAGCAGTGCCGGTGACGCGTCCCACACATTTCAGGTGCGCGGCTACGGTGAGGATTACCCCATAGCGGACAATTCCACCGAAAGCGGCCGCCAGCAGAACCGCCGCGTGGAAATCACGTTCACTCCTCCTGCCGCGTAA